The genomic window ACCTTGATCCCGTCGTCGGCGGGGGGCTTCCCCTTGGCCGCGGCCTTCCCGCCATCTTTCTTGGCCATGACTCGGTTGCCGCCTGGTTGGGACACGATCGGCCGCGCCGATCACGACTCATTCCGCTGCATCGTATCTTAACACGGGGGGAACACGGGACGCGTCGGCCACCGTCGCCGGGGACCTGGCGGCGTTGCAGGCGTCGATCATCCGCTCCGAGAGCTCGTCCGGGCTGTCCGAAGCGAGGAGGAGCGTCGGCACGCCGTCCTCCCGGATCCCGAGCCGGCGGATCGAGTTCGCCGAGGTCGGCGCCCGTTGCACGACGATCGTGGGCCGGAGGAGCGATCGAACCCGGACCGCCCGCCTCCGGCTCAACCGTGCGATCCGGCGCCTCTCCGCGTCCTCGGCGAAGTCCGCCGGAGAGAAATCGGCGACGATCCAGCGATCGCCGTCGGACTTCCACCACTCCAGTTGCTGCGCAAGGTTCCTGAGGCTGATGAGACGGCCCCGGGCCGTGTCCCGGGAGAGGAAGGGATCTCCGAGCGAGACGACGTGGGCGTTCAGGGCCCGCACGACTCGCTCGAATGCGGATCGCCAGGCGGCGACTCCGTCCCTCCAGCAGCCCCCGAGGCACACGAGGCTCGGCCGGCGTTCGAGGTTCTCCAGCAAGGACTGGACCGAAGTCCCGGTGACCGGATCGACCCGATCCGGCGCGATCTCGCAGAGGGGGGCCAGGACGAAGCGGCGGACGGCCATCCAGGGGTGCGGCACCGAGAGAGTCGGGGTGTCGAGGACCGTCCCGCCGAAGAGCAGGAGGTCGAGATCGAGCGTCCGCTCGCCCCATCGCACGACCCTGACCCGGCCGGCCTTCGTCTCGATCTCCTGGAGCCCGGCGAGGAGCGTCAAC from Aquisphaera giovannonii includes these protein-coding regions:
- the folK gene encoding 2-amino-4-hydroxy-6-hydroxymethyldihydropteridine diphosphokinase, with protein sequence MGTPAYIGMGSNLGDRRAILDAAVESLGRLPGSRVSAVSRYYETAPVGGPPDQGPFLNAAAALETTLEPLTLLAGLQEIETKAGRVRVVRWGERTLDLDLLLFGGTVLDTPTLSVPHPWMAVRRFVLAPLCEIAPDRVDPVTGTSVQSLLENLERRPSLVCLGGCWRDGVAAWRSAFERVVRALNAHVVSLGDPFLSRDTARGRLISLRNLAQQLEWWKSDGDRWIVADFSPADFAEDAERRRIARLSRRRAVRVRSLLRPTIVVQRAPTSANSIRRLGIREDGVPTLLLASDSPDELSERMIDACNAARSPATVADASRVPPVLRYDAAE